The Sulfitobacter sp. SK012 genome contains a region encoding:
- a CDS encoding amino acid aminotransferase, producing the protein MFETIQSRGVDQILALMKAFQADPRDKKVDLVVGVYKDANGAVPVMDAVKGAEALLLEQETTKTYVGMAGDAEFRSFVPPLLLGENATQIAEGRVTSLQTVGGSGALKVGCDLLNSIEPGKRLWVSTPTWANHVPVATDAGLNVAYYPYFRPSDRGLDFEAMIMHLQSNSAVGDAILLHACCHNPTGVDLSLEQWKKLSRFISDRRLLPFVDCAYQGLGDGMERDVAGLRVLAAKVPEMLIASSFSKNFGIYRERTGALTLIAQNADVLAKTQAAAETVIRSNYSMPPSHGARVVANVFGSFELRSLWAEELNDMRARIAEMRRVLRLKLEERQVTQDLSFLTDQCGMFSYTGFNPADVERLRAEFGIYTAGDGRINVAGLSADNLDAVADGFAAVMR; encoded by the coding sequence ATGTTCGAGACAATTCAAAGCCGTGGTGTCGACCAGATTTTGGCACTGATGAAAGCGTTTCAGGCAGATCCGCGTGACAAAAAAGTTGATCTGGTGGTTGGTGTCTACAAAGATGCCAATGGTGCAGTGCCTGTCATGGATGCGGTCAAAGGCGCTGAGGCTTTGTTGCTTGAACAAGAAACAACCAAGACATATGTCGGCATGGCAGGCGATGCTGAATTTCGCAGCTTTGTGCCGCCTTTGTTGCTGGGCGAGAACGCCACACAAATCGCTGAGGGTCGGGTGACGAGTTTGCAAACGGTCGGTGGATCTGGCGCCTTAAAAGTCGGGTGCGATCTGTTGAATTCAATTGAGCCGGGAAAGCGACTTTGGGTCAGTACACCGACATGGGCCAATCATGTGCCTGTGGCGACTGACGCTGGTCTAAATGTTGCCTACTATCCCTATTTCCGACCAAGTGATCGGGGGTTGGATTTTGAAGCAATGATAATGCACCTTCAATCCAACAGCGCGGTAGGCGATGCCATCCTATTGCATGCGTGCTGCCATAATCCGACAGGTGTGGACTTGTCCCTTGAACAATGGAAGAAATTGAGCAGATTCATATCTGATCGCCGTTTGTTGCCATTTGTCGATTGCGCCTATCAGGGCTTGGGCGATGGTATGGAGAGAGACGTCGCGGGGCTGCGAGTTTTGGCTGCCAAAGTTCCCGAAATGTTGATCGCAAGTTCATTCTCTAAAAACTTTGGAATCTATCGCGAACGTACCGGCGCACTAACGTTGATTGCTCAAAATGCTGATGTACTTGCTAAGACCCAAGCCGCAGCCGAAACGGTCATCCGCTCGAACTACTCCATGCCACCGAGCCACGGCGCTCGAGTGGTCGCGAATGTCTTTGGCTCTTTTGAGCTGCGCTCGTTATGGGCGGAGGAGCTCAATGATATGCGTGCGCGGATTGCCGAGATGCGTCGGGTGTTGCGTTTGAAACTGGAAGAACGGCAGGTGACGCAAGACTTGTCGTTCCTGACGGATCAGTGCGGTATGTTCTCTTACACCGGTTTTAATCCAGCGGACGTAGAGCGATTGCGCGCAGAATTTGGCATTTACACAGCTGGGGACGGGCGCATCAATGTTGCCGGATTGTCTGCGGACAATCTGGATGCCGTTGCTGACGGATTTGCCGCCGTAATGCGATAA
- a CDS encoding MBL fold metallo-hydrolase: MKLTILGSGTPEPYARRASSGYLLEVGDDVILFDCGGGVFDNLIRSGRKPSDITHLFFSHLHSDHMMDYARLVHAAWDEGGAPIKVFGPAPIGSITEGYFGVDGIFSHDLKSRTELLLSQEVWKARGGTLPRPWPAPEVTETDVDHQYQGTEWSLNTCSVPHAQPSLQCMAYSVKHGGRKFVYSGDAGRCDTLEALSAGADLLLHWCYRLDGEAAHSSMLDLTPTPFETGAMARRAGVRRLLLTNFRIHMDGDDNFAAAQDSLKAGFAGPCGIVEDLQSYDI, encoded by the coding sequence ATGAAACTGACAATTCTTGGGTCCGGTACGCCGGAACCCTATGCACGACGTGCCTCCAGCGGGTATCTGTTAGAGGTCGGCGATGATGTGATCTTGTTTGATTGCGGAGGCGGCGTATTCGATAACTTGATCCGCTCAGGGCGTAAGCCTTCCGACATTACGCATCTGTTTTTCAGCCATCTGCACAGTGATCACATGATGGACTACGCCCGTTTGGTGCATGCTGCATGGGACGAAGGCGGCGCGCCTATTAAGGTCTTTGGACCTGCCCCGATTGGTTCAATTACCGAAGGGTACTTCGGTGTAGACGGTATCTTCTCGCACGATCTGAAGTCGCGAACAGAGTTGCTGCTCAGCCAAGAGGTTTGGAAAGCACGCGGCGGTACGTTGCCTCGCCCATGGCCAGCCCCTGAAGTCACTGAAACTGACGTTGACCATCAGTATCAGGGGACTGAATGGAGCCTGAACACCTGCTCCGTCCCTCACGCGCAGCCTTCGTTGCAATGCATGGCCTATTCCGTCAAACACGGCGGGCGCAAGTTTGTGTACTCAGGGGATGCGGGGCGCTGTGATACACTGGAAGCCCTCAGCGCCGGTGCCGATCTATTGTTGCATTGGTGTTACCGATTGGATGGCGAGGCAGCACATTCGTCAATGCTTGATCTGACACCGACACCATTTGAAACGGGTGCAATGGCGCGAAGGGCAGGCGTACGGCGCCTGTTGTTAACCAATTTCCGGATTCATATGGACGGCGATGACAATTTTGCCGCCGCACAAGACAGTCTAAAGGCAGGTTTTGCCGGACCATGCGGGATCGTTGAGGATTTACAGAGCTACGATATTTGA